In Clupea harengus chromosome 1, Ch_v2.0.2, whole genome shotgun sequence, one DNA window encodes the following:
- the galr2b gene encoding galanin receptor 2b produces the protein MADLEDFGKTVGYWNSSDSHQLNPASVIVSVVFSLIFLLGTVGNSLVLAVLLRSGQVGYNTTNLFILNLSVADFFFIIFCVPFQATIYSLEGWVFGSFMCKVVHFFINLTMYASSFTLAVVSVDRYLAIRYPLRSRELRTPCNAGLAMVVIWGLSLVFAGPYLSYYDLVTFENSNVCIPGWEECNRKVLDTCTFVFGYVIPVLIVSLSYTRTIKYLWTAVDPLDGMSESKRAKRKVTKMIIIVTVLFCICWLPYHVVILCYLYGDFPFNETTYAFRLLSHCMAYANSCLNPIVYALVSKHFRKGFKKVFSCILLSKSRRRNKVHVVHVANTVPGFEAGSTEVSQMPEENGRPNEREMENRPLAPPALPDGAMAIPLPFQSQP, from the exons ATGGCTGATCTCGAGGACTTCGGCAAGACGGTGGGTTACTGGAACTCGTCGGACAGCCACCAGCTGAACCCGGCGAGCGTGATCGTATCGGTAGTCTtctccctcatcttcctcctggGCACGGTGGGCAACAGCCTGGTCCTGGCCGTGCTGCTTCGGAGCGGCCAGGTCGGCTACAACACCACCAACCTCTTCATCCTCAACCTCAGCGTGGCCGActtcttcttcatcattttCTGCGTGCCTTTCCAGGCCACCATCTACTCGCTGGAGGGCTGGGTGTTTGGCTCCTTCATGTGCAAGGTGGTGCACTTCTTCATCAACCTCACCATGTACGCCAGCAGCTTCACGCTGGCCGTCGTCTCTGTGGACAG GTACCTCGCCATCCGTTACCCTCTGCGCTCTAGGGAACTGCGCACGCCCTGCAATGCAGGTCTGGCCATGGTGGTTATCTGGGGTCTGTCTCTGGTCTTCGCCGGACCTTACCTGAGCTACTACGACCTGGTCACCTTTGAAAACAGCAACGTGTGCATCCCGGGCTGGGAGGAATGCAACCGTAAGGTGCTGGACACCTGCACCTTTGTGTTCGGCTACGTGATCCCTGTGCTCATCGTCAGCCTCTCGTACACCCGCACCATCAAGTACCTCTGGACCGCCGTGGATCCCCTGGACGGCATGTCCGAGTCCAAGCGAGCCAAGCGCAAGGTCACCAAGATGATCATCATCGTCACCGTCCTCTTCTGCATCTGCTGGCTGCCCTACCACGTGGTGATCCTGTGCTACCTCTACGGAGACTTCCCCTTCAACGAGACCACATACGCCTTCCGGCTGCTCTCGCACTGCATGGCGTACGCCAACTCCTGCCTCAACCCCATCGTTTACGCCCTGGTCTCCAAGCACTTCCGCAAGGGCTTCAAGAAGGTCTTCAGCTGCATCCTCCTGAGCAAGAGCCGCCGCCGCAACAAGGTGCACGTGGTGCACGTGGCCAACACGGTACCGGGCTTCGAGGCCGGTTCCACGGAGGTGTCACAGATGCCCGAGGAGAACGGCCGGCCAAACGAGCGCGAGATGGAGAACCGGCCACTCGCGCCGCCGGCACTACCAGATGGAGCCATGGCGATCCCACTGCCATTTCAGAGTCAGCCTTGA